From Alkalinema sp. FACHB-956, one genomic window encodes:
- a CDS encoding M20 family metallo-hydrolase: MTQLPPLPIDSLTIDADRLIQRLNELATIGQLETGGVCRIAFSDTDVQARQWVWQRMVDAGMTVRVDAAGNLIGRYAGTQNELPALATGSHIDTVPVAGKFDGCLGVLAGLEVVQTLCDNQLRLRHPIEVIVFTDEERSVIGSKAMAGELVDDPTLYARLDGTSIESCLEKIGGNWAEIATAKRFQLTGAGAKRSDIAAFVELHVEQGGVLEAAGVEIGVVTGVVGQYRFAVTVMGRANHAGTTPMNARQDALLAAAQLVVAVNQLATATPGDQVATVGYLTVSPNATNTIAGQVDLRIDLRDLSQAHLDGLVAQIRSTCEHIARSTGTEITIQPTLQIRPTLAAPQIMAVIATVAQQLQLPTLELPSRAGHDAQEMGRITDMGMIFVPSRSGISHSVDEYTADQQCVQGTMVLLNTLIQLDDCYD, translated from the coding sequence GTGACTCAATTGCCACCTTTGCCGATCGATTCTCTGACCATCGATGCCGATCGCTTAATTCAACGATTAAATGAACTGGCGACGATCGGTCAATTGGAGACAGGCGGTGTCTGCCGCATTGCCTTTAGTGATACTGACGTTCAAGCCCGACAATGGGTTTGGCAACGGATGGTGGATGCGGGCATGACTGTGCGGGTGGATGCAGCGGGTAACCTGATTGGACGGTATGCAGGCACCCAGAACGAGTTACCCGCTTTAGCGACGGGGTCCCACATTGATACGGTGCCTGTGGCGGGGAAGTTCGATGGCTGTCTAGGGGTGCTGGCGGGCCTTGAAGTGGTGCAAACGTTGTGTGATAACCAATTGCGCCTCCGCCACCCGATCGAGGTGATTGTGTTCACGGATGAGGAGAGATCGGTGATTGGCTCCAAGGCGATGGCGGGGGAACTGGTGGATGATCCGACGCTCTATGCAAGGCTGGATGGGACGTCGATCGAAAGCTGTTTGGAAAAAATCGGGGGGAATTGGGCTGAAATTGCCACGGCAAAGCGATTTCAACTGACGGGCGCTGGGGCAAAACGGTCAGACATTGCAGCGTTTGTGGAGTTGCATGTGGAGCAAGGCGGTGTTCTAGAAGCGGCTGGGGTGGAAATTGGCGTTGTCACAGGTGTCGTGGGGCAGTATCGCTTTGCGGTCACCGTGATGGGACGGGCCAACCATGCGGGAACCACACCGATGAATGCTCGCCAGGATGCTTTGCTGGCGGCGGCTCAGTTAGTAGTCGCTGTGAATCAGCTTGCGACGGCTACTCCCGGCGATCAGGTGGCGACGGTGGGCTATCTGACGGTTTCTCCCAATGCGACGAATACGATCGCGGGACAGGTGGATTTACGCATTGATCTGCGGGATTTGTCCCAGGCTCATTTAGATGGTTTGGTTGCGCAAATTCGATCGACTTGTGAGCACATCGCTCGGTCTACCGGAACGGAAATTACGATCCAACCAACGCTCCAGATTCGGCCTACGTTAGCGGCACCACAAATTATGGCGGTGATTGCAACCGTGGCTCAGCAATTACAGCTCCCAACGCTGGAGTTGCCGAGTCGGGCTGGACATGATGCGCAGGAAATGGGTCGAATCACAGATATGGGAATGATTTTTGTCCCTAGTCGATCGGGGATTAGCCATTCTGTAGATGAATACACGGCGGATCAGCAATGTGTTCAGGGCACCATGGTACTTCTGAACACGCTAATTCAGTTAGATGATTGCTATGACTAA
- a CDS encoding HEAT repeat domain-containing protein, giving the protein MSSAIALTLLHNIEQADSASKLADAVQLLADAAMPETVPHLIKALGYNNPGAALAAIDGLVKIGQPAVEPLLNLLDDYNYGARAWAIRALSLIGDPRALPVLQEAALNDFALSVRRAAARGLGFIDWPSLSASQNDIQETIQVLLQVLQDPEWVVRFAATTALHNLATLQHNPGLLEQLQTLVHNDPSLTVRARAQWAIQSIAALEP; this is encoded by the coding sequence ATGTCTTCTGCAATTGCTTTAACGTTACTCCACAACATTGAACAGGCTGATTCTGCGTCCAAGTTAGCGGACGCCGTTCAGCTTCTAGCGGATGCGGCCATGCCGGAAACCGTGCCCCACTTAATCAAAGCACTGGGGTACAATAATCCGGGAGCAGCCCTGGCAGCCATTGACGGGCTCGTCAAAATTGGACAACCCGCCGTTGAGCCCTTATTGAACCTACTCGATGATTACAACTACGGTGCGCGCGCTTGGGCGATTCGCGCCCTCTCCCTCATTGGAGACCCACGCGCCCTCCCAGTCTTGCAGGAAGCAGCCCTAAATGACTTTGCCCTCAGTGTTCGTCGGGCCGCAGCTCGCGGCCTAGGATTCATTGATTGGCCCAGCCTATCCGCCTCACAGAACGATATTCAAGAGACCATCCAAGTTCTTCTGCAAGTACTGCAAGACCCCGAATGGGTTGTTCGGTTTGCTGCAACCACTGCACTGCACAACCTCGCCACCCTTCAGCACAATCCTGGACTCCTCGAACAACTCCAGACCCTCGTTCATAACGACCCTTCACTCACCGTCCGAGCCAGAGCCCAATGGGCAATTCAATCAATCGCCGCCCTTGAACCATAG
- a CDS encoding phycobilisome protein: MAETLSPIVKELILKAKIMNFQAWFPAHPAASIALFQTADQNDRWLSDEELESIATAAPKKAQFIPVAKIFRDHAADIVDQARASVLQKFPGITEPGGGLYPEMRAEACWRDFQHFLRSISYAIAGNVPDYLSQQGLHFMEALYLELAVPLDAMTAGIDALAEASRPYLEPSDYSQIKPFFQHLSSYLSHFGQD; this comes from the coding sequence ATGGCTGAAACCCTAAGCCCGATCGTCAAAGAACTGATCTTAAAAGCCAAAATTATGAACTTTCAGGCTTGGTTTCCAGCCCATCCCGCAGCCTCCATTGCCCTATTCCAGACAGCCGATCAAAACGATCGTTGGCTATCCGACGAAGAACTAGAATCCATTGCCACCGCCGCCCCTAAGAAAGCCCAATTCATTCCCGTTGCAAAAATATTTCGGGATCATGCAGCAGACATCGTCGATCAAGCCCGAGCCTCCGTCCTACAAAAGTTTCCAGGGATTACGGAACCCGGCGGCGGCTTATACCCAGAGATGCGGGCAGAAGCCTGTTGGCGAGATTTTCAGCACTTTCTGCGCTCCATTTCCTACGCGATCGCCGGCAATGTTCCCGACTACCTCAGCCAGCAGGGACTCCATTTTATGGAAGCCCTGTATTTAGAACTGGCAGTGCCCTTAGATGCCATGACCGCTGGAATTGACGCCCTCGCGGAAGCGTCCCGTCCTTACCTAGAGCCTAGCGATTATAGTCAAATCAAACCCTTTTTCCAGCATCTCTCCAGTTACCTTTCCCATTTCGGTCAAGATTAA